A genomic stretch from Anaerolineae bacterium includes:
- the lpdA gene encoding dihydrolipoyl dehydrogenase, which translates to MRYDFVVIGAGPAGYVAAIRASQLGGRVALIEKECIGGTCLNRGCIPTKALVESATLFRKMREASRYGLVVEGSVRADFAAVMARKDAIVSRIVGSVRELLDARGVEVVAGEARLVAPDRAAVRLPDSSTRELSFSSALIATGSVAARPPLPGIELPGVLDSRQLLGLQELPRRLVVVGASVVGMEMATIFHHLGSQVTVLGRRTFLKSVDPQLARRYRSLAARRGLSITVGLEFDRIETVEGRLRLHYSAHGQTAHVDADAILLATGQTPVTQGLGLEEVGVETDGGGFIRVDSRLRTSVPGIYAAGDVVGGWMLAHVASHEGMVAAENALGGDREIDYLAVPNCVFTDPEIAGVGLTEAEAKAAGYSPAVARFPLSASGRALTMGEEEGLVRLVYDSETGRVLGVHMMGAHASELIGEGALAVKAGLSASDLASTMHQHPTLSECLMEAATAAVCGEGIHYRRV; encoded by the coding sequence ATGCGTTATGACTTCGTAGTGATCGGAGCGGGGCCGGCGGGATACGTGGCCGCCATCCGGGCCAGCCAGTTGGGCGGTCGGGTGGCGCTGATTGAGAAGGAGTGCATAGGGGGGACGTGCCTGAACCGTGGCTGTATCCCCACCAAGGCCCTGGTGGAGAGCGCCACCCTCTTCCGGAAGATGCGAGAGGCGAGCCGGTATGGACTGGTCGTCGAAGGCAGCGTCCGGGCCGACTTCGCGGCGGTGATGGCACGCAAGGATGCCATTGTCTCTCGCATCGTGGGATCGGTCCGCGAGCTGCTGGATGCCCGGGGCGTCGAGGTGGTGGCAGGTGAAGCTCGCCTGGTGGCTCCCGATCGGGCAGCGGTGCGGCTACCGGACAGCTCAACGAGGGAGCTATCATTCAGCAGCGCGCTGATCGCTACCGGCTCGGTGGCTGCGCGCCCGCCGCTGCCGGGCATCGAGCTGCCCGGCGTGCTCGACTCGCGTCAGCTGCTTGGGCTGCAGGAGCTGCCGCGGCGGCTGGTCGTGGTTGGCGCTAGCGTGGTGGGCATGGAAATGGCCACCATCTTCCACCACCTGGGTAGCCAGGTCACGGTTTTGGGCCGGCGCACTTTCCTCAAGTCGGTAGATCCCCAGTTGGCCCGCCGGTATCGCTCCCTGGCCGCGCGCAGGGGACTGAGTATCACGGTTGGCCTCGAGTTCGATCGCATCGAGACCGTGGAAGGGAGGCTCAGGCTGCACTATAGCGCCCACGGCCAGACAGCCCACGTGGACGCCGACGCCATCCTCCTAGCAACGGGCCAGACTCCGGTGACGCAGGGCCTGGGGCTGGAGGAGGTAGGCGTAGAGACGGACGGCGGTGGCTTCATCCGGGTGGACTCGCGCCTGCGCACCAGCGTGCCCGGCATATACGCCGCTGGTGACGTAGTAGGAGGCTGGATGCTGGCCCACGTCGCCTCACACGAAGGCATGGTAGCGGCCGAGAACGCTCTGGGAGGGGACAGGGAGATAGACTACCTGGCGGTCCCCAACTGCGTCTTCACTGACCCAGAGATCGCCGGAGTCGGCCTGACAGAGGCCGAGGCCAAGGCTGCCGGTTACAGCCCGGCCGTGGCTCGTTTCCCGCTATCGGCTAGCGGGCGGGCACTGACCATGGGCGAGGAGGAGGGCCTAGTCCGGCTAGTGTACGACAGCGAGACGGGGCGGGTCTTGGGCGTGCACATGATGGGGGCTCACGCCAGTGAGCTGATCGGCGAAGGGGCGCTGGCGGTGAAAGCTGGTCTAAGCGCATCCGACCTGGCCAGTACTATGCACCAGCACCCGACGCTATCGGAATGCCTGATGGAGGCGGCAACGGCGGCCGTCTGCGGGGAGGGGATCCACTATCGCCGAGTCTGA
- a CDS encoding TrpB-like pyridoxal phosphate-dependent enzyme — MAVDYKIVLSESEIPHAWYNVQADMPTELPPPVHPATHQPVGPQDLAPLFPMALIEQEVSTERYIEIPSEVRDVLRLWRPSPLHRAVRLEKALGTPARIYYKNEGVSPPGSHKPNTAVAQAYYNKREGVRAITTETGAGQWGSALAMATQMFGLQCKVFMVKVSYQQKPYRRSMMQVWGAEVVASPSEETEAGRKVLAQDPSSPGSLGVAISEAVEVAAQREDTKYSLGSVLNHVLLHQTVIGEECLKQMQLAGDYPDVVIGCVGGGSNYAGIAFPFVRERLDRNLDTRFVAVEPTACPTLTKGVYAYDFGDVNCTTPLLKMHTLGHDFIPPGIHAGGLRYHGMAPLVSALVEVGIIEPRAYGQTSVFEAAVTFSRAEGIVPAPESAHAIRAAIDEALQAKETGEERCILFNLSGHGHFDMGAYDAYLAGKLEDFEYPREAIERSLAYLPAV; from the coding sequence ATGGCAGTTGACTACAAGATCGTTCTGAGCGAGTCGGAAATCCCTCACGCCTGGTACAACGTTCAGGCCGATATGCCCACTGAGCTTCCACCGCCGGTGCATCCGGCCACCCACCAGCCGGTAGGGCCGCAGGACTTGGCTCCCCTTTTCCCCATGGCGCTCATCGAGCAGGAAGTCAGCACTGAGCGCTACATCGAGATCCCATCCGAGGTCCGTGACGTACTCCGTCTGTGGCGGCCTTCGCCATTGCACCGCGCCGTGCGACTGGAGAAGGCTCTGGGAACCCCGGCGCGCATCTACTACAAGAACGAAGGTGTCAGCCCCCCTGGCAGCCATAAGCCCAACACGGCCGTCGCCCAGGCCTACTACAACAAGCGCGAAGGCGTCCGCGCCATAACCACCGAGACGGGAGCCGGACAGTGGGGCAGCGCCCTGGCCATGGCCACCCAAATGTTCGGCCTGCAGTGCAAGGTCTTCATGGTCAAGGTGAGCTACCAGCAGAAGCCCTACCGTCGGTCCATGATGCAGGTATGGGGCGCGGAGGTGGTGGCCAGCCCTAGCGAAGAGACCGAGGCCGGGCGCAAGGTGCTGGCCCAGGACCCCAGTTCGCCGGGATCTCTAGGCGTGGCCATCAGCGAGGCGGTGGAGGTGGCAGCCCAGCGCGAGGACACCAAGTACTCCCTGGGCAGCGTGCTCAACCACGTCCTCCTGCACCAGACCGTCATCGGCGAGGAATGCCTCAAGCAGATGCAGTTGGCCGGAGACTATCCCGACGTGGTGATCGGCTGCGTTGGCGGCGGGTCCAACTACGCCGGGATTGCCTTCCCCTTCGTGCGGGAACGGCTCGATCGGAACCTCGACACTCGGTTTGTCGCCGTCGAACCCACCGCTTGCCCTACTCTCACTAAGGGCGTCTACGCCTATGACTTTGGCGATGTGAACTGCACCACCCCGTTGCTCAAGATGCATACCCTGGGGCACGACTTCATCCCACCCGGGATCCACGCCGGTGGCCTTCGCTACCACGGCATGGCTCCTCTCGTGAGCGCCCTGGTGGAGGTTGGCATTATTGAGCCCCGCGCCTACGGGCAGACGAGCGTGTTCGAGGCTGCCGTCACCTTCTCCCGGGCCGAGGGCATCGTCCCCGCTCCCGAGTCGGCCCACGCCATCCGCGCCGCCATTGACGAAGCCCTTCAGGCCAAGGAGACGGGCGAGGAGCGATGCATCCTCTTCAATCTGAGCGGGCACGGGCACTTCGACATGGGCGCCTATGACGCTTACCTGGCCGGCAAACTCGAGGACTTCGAGTACCCCCGGGAAGCCATCGAGAGGTCGCTCGCCTATCTGCCCGCTGTGTGA
- a CDS encoding alanine--glyoxylate aminotransferase family protein, whose product MSRTLEVRVPGPTPLPPEVRAALSRPMVSHRSREFRELLSSLDRRLRPLIGTPDEVVFLTTSGTGGLEAAVANTVEAGDRVLSVCTGYFGERFAEIARRYGASVDYLRFEPGQPADPATVRDRLEANEYRAVLVTHCETSTGVLNDVVALAQVVRQAPTKPLLLLDAVSSLGAVPFDMNAIGADIVVTASQKAWMTPPGLAMLALSPPAWSRVENCATPRLYFDLLAARDSARRGETPWTPALTLLYGLDVALDLIADEGPQAVFARHQALARLVRDGLRRLGFVPLAAEAYASPTVTAAYLPAGVRFAELSQHLEDEFRVQVSGGQGPLKGKLLRIGHMGYIAEGNVTYLLEAIEAALRRCRSPEAT is encoded by the coding sequence ATGTCTAGAACGCTGGAAGTCCGGGTGCCCGGCCCCACCCCTCTTCCGCCTGAGGTCCGGGCCGCCCTCAGCCGGCCCATGGTGAGCCACCGGAGCAGGGAGTTCCGGGAGCTCCTTTCCTCCCTAGATCGGCGCTTGCGGCCCCTCATCGGCACCCCCGATGAGGTCGTGTTCCTGACCACCTCCGGCACCGGCGGCCTCGAGGCCGCGGTGGCTAACACGGTGGAGGCGGGCGACCGCGTGCTCTCCGTCTGTACCGGCTACTTCGGAGAGCGGTTCGCCGAGATCGCCCGCCGCTACGGAGCCAGCGTTGACTACCTGCGCTTCGAGCCAGGCCAGCCGGCCGACCCAGCTACGGTCCGAGACCGGCTGGAGGCTAATGAGTACCGGGCGGTGCTGGTGACGCACTGCGAGACCAGCACCGGTGTCCTCAACGACGTCGTTGCCTTGGCCCAGGTCGTGCGCCAGGCACCCACAAAGCCCCTGCTTCTTCTAGACGCGGTCAGTTCCCTGGGTGCGGTGCCCTTCGACATGAACGCGATAGGTGCGGACATCGTCGTGACTGCTTCACAGAAGGCGTGGATGACGCCTCCGGGGTTGGCCATGCTGGCCCTCTCCCCCCCTGCCTGGAGCCGGGTGGAGAACTGCGCCACCCCCAGGCTCTACTTTGACCTCCTTGCAGCCAGGGACAGCGCCCGCCGCGGCGAGACTCCGTGGACCCCAGCTCTCACCCTGCTCTATGGCCTGGACGTGGCCCTCGACCTGATCGCTGACGAAGGGCCTCAGGCCGTCTTCGCCCGTCACCAGGCTTTGGCCCGTCTCGTCAGGGACGGGCTGCGCCGGCTGGGATTCGTCCCGCTGGCGGCGGAGGCCTATGCCTCCCCCACGGTTACCGCCGCCTACTTGCCCGCCGGAGTCAGGTTCGCGGAGCTGTCGCAGCATCTGGAAGACGAGTTTCGGGTGCAGGTGTCTGGAGGGCAGGGACCGCTGAAGGGAAAGCTGCTGCGCATCGGCCACATGGGCTACATCGCCGAGGGCAACGTTACCTACCTGCTGGAGGCGATCGAAGCCGCCCTTCGGCGCTGCCGGTCCCCCGAGGCGACCTGA
- a CDS encoding phosphoglycerate dehydrogenase: MPRVLLTDPIDDEAVALLAREAEVLQVPQGGDARLTELASGADGIIVRSGTRIAREVILSAPSLRVIGRAGVGVDNIDLEAATERGVWVVNAPDSNSVAVAEHVFALMLCLARRVLWAAESLARGEWRRASFRGEELNGKVLGIVGLGRIGRRVAERGRAFGMIVLAHDPFVAPAQAQAVGARLVPLAQLLRESDFVTLHLPSTTETDGLLGEEQLAACKPGAYLINCSRGSVVDEAALLRALDSGHLAGAGLDVFACEPPKDSPLVRHPAVVATPHIGGMTREAQRNVALAVAEQVLAVLQGRPPSHPVNAPALSPEEQERIGPYLDLARRLGRFYAAVAEHPVVSVEMCFAGQAVETGTTLITAAALQGLLEGVSDMPVNLVNARVAALSRGISVTETTSASASPYSELLSLTIRTDDGPHRLSGTILHGQPYIVRIEDFWITFIPAGTLLYTEHIEQPGILGRMGTLLGERNVNISFVQVGRSARGGRGVMILGIDDVLSQDDLGAVCQQPSVIRARLVRLPPVPSG, encoded by the coding sequence ATGCCACGGGTCCTGCTGACCGACCCTATAGACGATGAGGCGGTTGCCCTTCTGGCCCGCGAGGCCGAAGTGCTGCAGGTGCCGCAAGGAGGGGACGCACGCCTAACTGAGTTGGCGTCCGGTGCCGACGGGATCATCGTCCGTAGTGGCACCCGGATTGCCCGTGAGGTGATCCTCTCGGCTCCCTCCCTGCGGGTCATCGGGCGGGCCGGCGTGGGCGTGGACAACATAGACCTAGAGGCAGCTACCGAGAGGGGCGTGTGGGTAGTCAATGCCCCCGACAGCAACTCCGTGGCGGTGGCCGAGCACGTCTTTGCCCTGATGCTGTGCTTGGCACGGCGCGTCCTGTGGGCGGCGGAGAGCTTGGCGCGCGGTGAGTGGCGCAGAGCGTCCTTCCGGGGCGAGGAGCTGAACGGCAAGGTCCTCGGCATCGTTGGGCTGGGGCGCATAGGAAGACGAGTGGCGGAGCGTGGTCGCGCCTTCGGAATGATCGTGCTGGCTCACGATCCCTTCGTCGCCCCCGCCCAGGCGCAGGCGGTGGGAGCTCGCCTCGTGCCCCTAGCCCAGCTGTTGAGGGAGAGCGACTTCGTCACCCTCCACCTTCCCTCCACCACAGAGACGGACGGGCTCCTGGGAGAAGAGCAACTGGCCGCCTGCAAGCCTGGCGCCTACCTAATCAACTGCTCGCGTGGAAGCGTGGTAGACGAAGCTGCGCTCCTAAGAGCCCTGGACTCCGGCCACCTCGCGGGAGCGGGGCTGGACGTCTTCGCTTGCGAGCCGCCCAAGGACTCGCCCCTGGTTCGCCATCCTGCCGTAGTGGCCACGCCTCACATCGGCGGGATGACTCGGGAGGCCCAGAGGAACGTGGCCCTGGCCGTAGCCGAGCAGGTGCTGGCAGTGCTGCAGGGGCGACCCCCGTCACACCCGGTGAACGCCCCCGCGTTGAGTCCCGAGGAGCAGGAACGGATTGGCCCCTACCTGGACTTGGCCCGGAGGCTGGGGCGGTTCTACGCTGCCGTGGCAGAACACCCCGTGGTGTCGGTGGAGATGTGCTTCGCCGGCCAGGCTGTCGAGACCGGCACCACCCTGATCACCGCAGCCGCCCTGCAGGGGCTGCTGGAGGGCGTGTCAGACATGCCGGTCAACCTCGTCAACGCGCGGGTGGCGGCACTGAGCCGGGGCATCTCGGTGACCGAGACCACCTCGGCGAGCGCGAGTCCTTACTCGGAACTGCTCTCCCTGACTATCCGAACCGACGATGGTCCGCATCGGCTGTCAGGGACGATACTCCACGGCCAGCCCTACATCGTTCGCATCGAGGACTTCTGGATTACCTTCATACCGGCCGGTACCCTGCTGTACACCGAGCACATAGAGCAGCCCGGCATCCTCGGGCGGATGGGCACGCTCCTGGGCGAGCGCAACGTGAACATCTCCTTCGTGCAGGTGGGAAGGAGCGCCCGAGGCGGCCGGGGAGTCATGATCCTGGGCATTGACGACGTCCTGTCCCAGGATGATCTGGGCGCCGTATGCCAGCAGCCTAGCGTCATCAGGGCGCGCCTGGTGCGGCTTCCGCCCGTCCCTTCCGGGTGA
- a CDS encoding YbaK/EbsC family protein → MAKRSKSVDRVRQALLELGVEATPIELDQSTRTAQLAADALGVPLGSIVKSLVFIADGSGVLALVAGDCRADTAKIAAICGAQQVRLASADEVRELTGYAVGGVPPVGHRTAMPVLVDSSLWRFQLLHAAAGAPQAVFPITLDELMRVTGGRRVDIVEEDGPTG, encoded by the coding sequence GTGGCGAAGAGATCCAAGTCTGTAGACCGAGTGAGGCAGGCGCTGCTCGAACTGGGAGTGGAGGCAACTCCCATCGAGCTGGACCAGAGCACGCGGACGGCACAGCTGGCCGCCGATGCTTTGGGAGTGCCCCTCGGAAGCATAGTGAAATCCCTCGTGTTCATCGCAGATGGGTCGGGAGTATTGGCTTTGGTGGCTGGTGACTGTCGGGCCGATACAGCTAAGATCGCCGCTATCTGCGGAGCCCAGCAGGTTCGGCTAGCCTCGGCGGATGAGGTACGGGAGCTGACGGGCTACGCCGTGGGAGGTGTGCCACCAGTAGGGCACCGCACTGCAATGCCGGTTCTGGTGGACAGCAGTCTGTGGCGCTTCCAGCTCCTCCACGCCGCCGCAGGAGCCCCGCAGGCGGTCTTCCCCATCACGCTGGACGAGCTGATGCGCGTCACCGGGGGCAGAAGAGTGGACATCGTAGAGGAGGATGGACCGACCGGGTGA
- a CDS encoding DNA polymerase III subunit alpha, with the protein MSFVHLHAHSEFSLLDGLSRVTDLVERAAELAMPAVALTDHGVMYGAVPFHRAAVEAGVKPIIGCEMYLAPRRMQDRDPQLDRSPSHITLLAEDSTGYSNLLRIASAAQLEGFYYRPRVDKEFLAAHSEGLIVLSGCSTGEMALLAAEGRRDEVEKVARWYRDVFGDRFYVELQSHEGIPELARVNRVLVEVARSLGLEVVATNDVHYVRPEDARIQDVLLCIQTGATVRQADRMRMSDEGYYLKSRQEMEQLFPDMPDAIANTLIIAERCQFRFGPREYHLPRFEVPEGADPQSYLRELCERGIARLYGEPSEEVRRRLDHELSVIHQMGFDDYFLIVWDLVDQARKRGIWWNVRGSGAGSIVAYALGITRLDPLGHQLMFERFLNPGRITMPDIDLDLPDDRRDEMIAYVVSRYGQDRVAQIITFGTMGARAAIRDAGRALDLPLPEVDRLARLVPFGPRVTIADALANVTELRELVESTDYIRDLIETAQGLEGIARHASTHAAGVVIADKPLVEYTPLHRSTHGEGAITQYPMEVVEDLGLLKVDFLGLSTLTVMRLAAQLIEERTGKRYDLDTIPLDDPESFALLSSGDVTGLFQVESAGMRRVLRDLKPESIEDITAVIALYRPGPMQFIDDFIACRRGQKEPSFVHPALEPILGDTYGVCVYQEQIIRILTDLAGYDPGEADQVRRAVSKKKQSDLIRHRDGFVQGAMKHGGLSREAANRIFDAFEFFANYGFNKAHAADYAAIVCQTAYLKAHHPLEFMAASLTVERSRSDKVAGLIAECRRLGIEVLQPDVNRSAIEFTIEGDAIRFGLGAIKNVGEGAIQMLLKARREGGPFESLDAFAARVDLRQMNKRVLECLVRAGALDCFGDRASLLASLDTIMSVSHQIHQARQAGQLTMFEVSCGVQADTVILCGGAQNGEGISLRQKLAWEKELLGVYVSEHPLHKWSRRLAELVTAFSTEVTEEMAGQAVTMAGVVQEVRRTTTRRGESMAFVRLEDLQGTLDVVVFPRVLRETEALWEEGKILLVRGRVDNRGDGPKLLCESVTDQINHAEVAAPAVLEAPPRRLVVEVRRSGDLQQDRQCLQRVVQTATSYRGSDELSVVVRDGPRCVRIDFPNARTLATEDVAGEFARLVGASRCWVEGAYEGGSA; encoded by the coding sequence CGGCGGATGCAGGACCGCGATCCGCAGCTCGACCGTTCGCCTTCGCACATCACGTTGCTGGCGGAGGACTCGACCGGCTACTCCAATCTGCTGCGCATTGCGTCCGCCGCGCAGCTGGAGGGTTTCTACTACCGCCCGCGAGTGGATAAGGAGTTCCTTGCCGCTCACTCCGAGGGACTCATCGTCCTGAGCGGCTGCAGCACCGGGGAGATGGCGCTGCTGGCGGCTGAGGGCCGAAGAGACGAGGTCGAGAAGGTAGCGCGCTGGTACCGCGATGTCTTCGGCGACCGGTTCTACGTGGAGCTGCAATCTCACGAGGGGATACCGGAGCTGGCTCGGGTGAACCGTGTCCTGGTGGAGGTTGCCCGCTCGCTGGGGCTCGAGGTGGTTGCCACCAACGATGTCCACTACGTCAGGCCAGAGGACGCCAGGATCCAGGATGTGTTGCTCTGCATTCAGACCGGGGCCACAGTGCGCCAAGCGGATCGAATGCGGATGAGCGATGAGGGATATTACCTCAAGAGCCGCCAGGAGATGGAGCAGCTGTTCCCTGACATGCCGGATGCCATCGCCAACACCCTCATCATCGCCGAGCGCTGCCAGTTTAGGTTTGGCCCCCGCGAGTATCATCTGCCTCGATTCGAGGTCCCTGAGGGCGCTGACCCGCAGTCGTACCTCCGGGAGCTCTGCGAACGCGGCATAGCCAGGCTCTACGGTGAGCCCTCCGAGGAAGTGCGCCGCAGGCTAGACCATGAGCTCAGTGTGATCCACCAGATGGGATTCGATGACTACTTCCTGATCGTCTGGGACCTGGTGGATCAGGCCAGAAAGAGGGGCATCTGGTGGAACGTGCGCGGCTCGGGCGCCGGTAGCATCGTAGCCTATGCTCTGGGCATCACCCGGTTGGACCCGCTGGGCCACCAACTCATGTTCGAGCGGTTCCTCAACCCCGGCCGTATTACGATGCCCGACATTGACCTGGACCTGCCCGACGACCGCCGGGACGAGATGATCGCCTACGTGGTCTCGCGTTACGGGCAGGACAGGGTGGCCCAGATAATTACCTTCGGTACCATGGGGGCGCGTGCTGCCATCCGTGACGCCGGGAGGGCTCTGGACCTTCCGCTGCCCGAGGTAGATCGGTTGGCCAGGTTGGTGCCCTTCGGCCCCAGAGTGACCATAGCCGACGCGCTGGCCAACGTGACTGAGCTCAGGGAGCTGGTGGAATCCACTGACTACATCCGAGATCTGATCGAGACGGCTCAGGGCCTGGAGGGCATCGCCCGTCACGCCAGCACTCACGCAGCCGGAGTGGTGATCGCCGACAAGCCTCTGGTGGAGTACACCCCTTTGCACCGCTCCACTCATGGTGAAGGCGCCATCACCCAGTACCCCATGGAGGTCGTCGAGGACCTGGGGCTACTCAAGGTGGACTTCCTGGGCCTCTCCACCCTAACCGTTATGAGGTTGGCGGCCCAGCTGATCGAGGAGAGGACCGGAAAGCGGTATGACCTTGATACCATTCCGCTGGACGACCCGGAGTCTTTTGCCTTGCTCTCGTCCGGCGACGTGACCGGGCTCTTCCAGGTGGAGAGTGCCGGAATGCGTCGGGTGTTGCGGGATCTCAAGCCCGAGAGCATCGAGGACATCACCGCGGTCATAGCCCTATACCGTCCCGGACCCATGCAGTTCATAGACGACTTCATCGCCTGCCGGCGAGGCCAGAAGGAACCGTCGTTCGTGCACCCGGCGCTGGAGCCGATCCTGGGCGACACCTATGGGGTGTGCGTCTATCAGGAGCAGATCATCCGCATACTGACCGACCTGGCGGGCTATGATCCTGGCGAGGCGGACCAGGTGCGCCGCGCGGTCTCCAAGAAGAAGCAATCGGACCTGATCAGGCACAGGGACGGCTTCGTCCAGGGGGCGATGAAGCACGGTGGCCTGAGCCGGGAGGCGGCCAATCGCATCTTCGATGCCTTCGAGTTCTTCGCCAACTACGGGTTCAACAAGGCACACGCCGCTGACTACGCTGCCATCGTGTGTCAGACGGCCTACCTCAAAGCCCATCACCCGTTGGAGTTCATGGCTGCCTCGCTAACGGTGGAGCGCAGCCGGTCGGACAAGGTGGCCGGGCTCATCGCCGAGTGCCGGCGCTTGGGCATCGAGGTGCTGCAGCCGGACGTGAACCGGAGCGCCATCGAGTTCACCATCGAGGGCGATGCCATCCGCTTCGGCCTTGGTGCCATCAAGAACGTGGGCGAAGGGGCCATCCAGATGCTGCTGAAGGCTCGGCGCGAGGGAGGTCCATTCGAGAGTCTGGACGCCTTCGCTGCTCGAGTGGACCTGCGGCAGATGAACAAGCGCGTGCTGGAGTGCCTGGTACGGGCCGGTGCACTGGATTGCTTCGGCGACCGAGCCTCGTTGCTGGCTTCTCTGGACACGATCATGTCCGTCAGCCACCAGATCCATCAGGCGCGCCAGGCCGGGCAGCTCACCATGTTCGAGGTCAGCTGTGGGGTGCAGGCGGACACGGTAATCCTTTGCGGCGGCGCCCAGAATGGTGAGGGGATATCTCTTAGGCAGAAGCTCGCGTGGGAGAAGGAGCTTCTGGGGGTGTACGTGTCGGAGCATCCACTGCACAAGTGGAGCCGGCGCCTGGCGGAACTGGTGACTGCCTTCAGCACCGAGGTGACTGAGGAAATGGCGGGCCAGGCGGTCACGATGGCCGGCGTGGTGCAGGAGGTCCGGAGGACCACGACCAGGCGAGGGGAGAGCATGGCCTTCGTCCGCCTGGAGGACCTGCAGGGCACGCTGGACGTGGTTGTCTTCCCCCGGGTCCTGCGCGAGACCGAGGCTCTGTGGGAGGAAGGCAAGATCCTGCTTGTCCGGGGCAGAGTGGACAATCGGGGGGACGGGCCCAAGCTCCTGTGCGAGAGCGTCACCGACCAGATCAACCATGCCGAAGTGGCCGCACCCGCTGTGCTGGAGGCGCCCCCAAGGCGCCTGGTGGTGGAGGTGCGGAGGAGCGGTGACCTGCAGCAAGATCGCCAGTGCCTACAGCGAGTAGTACAGACGGCCACCAGCTACCGCGGCAGTGACGAGCTCTCGGTAGTGGTGCGCGACGGGCCTCGCTGTGTGAGGATAGACTTCCCCAATGCGCGCACCCTGGCTACCGAGGACGTCGCCGGGGAGTTCGCCCGGCTGGTCGGAGCCAGCCGTTGCTGGGTGGAAGGAGCATACGAAGGAGGTAGTGCCTGA